GGATGCGCCTGGCCTTAACGCCGCCCGATCATTGCGGGATGGCGAAGACCGTCAGCTGACCGCCGAGGGCGGTGTAGTTGCTGAGGGCCGCGTAGCCGCCCACCGCGCCGAGGCCGGCGTTCGGGTCGTTGAGGCCCGCCGCGAGGCCGATGCCGGCCCAGCCGCCGACACCCGAGAGCACAGCCACATACTGCTTGCCCTTGTGGGTGTAGGTCATGACGTTGCCGATGATGCCGGACGGGGTCTTGAACTTGTAGAGTTCCTTGCCCGTCTTGGCATCGACCGCCTTCAGGTAGCCTTCGAGGGTGCCGTAGAACACCACGCCGCCGGCGGTGGAGAGCGCGCCGGACCACACGGAGAACTGCTCCGGGTTGGACCACACGATCTTGCCCTTCTTGGCATCCCACGCGATGAAGTTGCCCATGCCGCCATGGCTGCCAGGAGCCGGGAACATGGAGAGCGTGGCACCCACATAGGGCTGGCCGGGGGTGTAGCTGACCTTGAACGGCTCGTAGTCCATGCACACGTGGTTGGTGGGCACGTAGAACAGGCCGGTGTCAGGCGAGTAGGCGGCGGGCTGCTGGTCCTTGGTGCCGAGGGCCGCCGGGCAGATGCCCGTGGAGTTCACATCCTCGCCGTTCTGCTCGGTGGAATACTTGGCCACGACCAGCGGACGACCATAGGTCGGGCTGTTCTTGTCCATGTCCACTTTGGAAGCCCAGTTGACCGCCGGGTCGAACTTCTCGGCCACGAGCAGTTCGCCGGTCTTGCGGTCCAGCGTGTAGCCGAAGCCGTTGCGGTCGAAATGCACCAGCGTCTGGCGGTTCTGGCCGCCGATCTGCTGGTCGGCGAGGATCATCTCGTTGATGCCGTCGAAGTCCCACTCGTCGTGGGGCGTCATCTGATAGACCCACTTGGCGACGCCGGTGTCGGCGTCACGGGCGAAAATGGTCATGGACCACTTGTTGTCGCCCGGGCGCTGCTTGGGGTTCCAGGTCGAGGGGTTGCCCGATCCGTAATAGATCAGGTTCAGCTGCGGGTCGTAGGAATACCAGCCCCAGGTGCAGCCGCCGCCGGTCTTCCACTGGTCGCCCTGCCAGGAGGCGAGGGACGAATCCTTGCCCACGGGCTTGCCGAGCGCGGTGGTCTTCTCGTCGAAGAGAAGCTGGCTGTCCGGGCCGACGGAGTAGGCGCGCCACGCCTGCTTGCCGGTGGCTATGTCGTAGGCGGTGA
The nucleotide sequence above comes from Xanthobacter flavus. Encoded proteins:
- the xoxF5 gene encoding lanthanide-dependent methanol dehydrogenase XoxF5; amino-acid sequence: MRRLLVLTATAAATAFFGAPASANDSVMKLTQDPNQWVLQTGDYANTRHSKLKQITADNVNKLQVAWTFSTGVLRGHEGSPLVVGDVMYVHTPFPNIVYALDLNNDGKIIWKYEPKQDPAVIPVMCCDTVNRGLAYADGKVFLHQADTKVVALDAKTGKVAWSVVNGDPKKGETNTATVMPVKDKVLVGISGGEFGVQCHVTAYDIATGKQAWRAYSVGPDSQLLFDEKTTALGKPVGKDSSLASWQGDQWKTGGGCTWGWYSYDPQLNLIYYGSGNPSTWNPKQRPGDNKWSMTIFARDADTGVAKWVYQMTPHDEWDFDGINEMILADQQIGGQNRQTLVHFDRNGFGYTLDRKTGELLVAEKFDPAVNWASKVDMDKNSPTYGRPLVVAKYSTEQNGEDVNSTGICPAALGTKDQQPAAYSPDTGLFYVPTNHVCMDYEPFKVSYTPGQPYVGATLSMFPAPGSHGGMGNFIAWDAKKGKIVWSNPEQFSVWSGALSTAGGVVFYGTLEGYLKAVDAKTGKELYKFKTPSGIIGNVMTYTHKGKQYVAVLSGVGGWAGIGLAAGLNDPNAGLGAVGGYAALSNYTALGGQLTVFAIPQ